One stretch of Flavobacterium sp. 9 DNA includes these proteins:
- a CDS encoding XdhC family protein has product MTHEFLKIIESYKRASKKNTRTVLATIVHVEGSSYRKEGTQMLIDEYENITGALSGGCVEKEVIRQADSVFSTSCPKVFKYDGRFRLGCEGSIYILIEVFRPSDVLLHLIDDAIQQRKTFSLSCSFLTDEISKPDFGTSFEFNTITIYHPNYKKETNNRIFTQKIESLNRLCIFGVEHDAQKLSQMANFLGWEVIIIGSEYSSVNGSDFPFAKSVLTMKPEDLDQSLFCKNTAIVVMSHNFSKDLRFLLNTITTKVKYIGLLGPVHRREKLLNAILDTDLMIDDLVFDKIYGPAGISIGSKTPEEIALSIMAEITSIWRTNQKEVEYACSSGSK; this is encoded by the coding sequence ATGACCCACGAATTTTTAAAAATAATAGAGTCGTACAAAAGAGCAAGTAAAAAGAATACACGAACCGTTCTTGCAACAATTGTTCATGTAGAAGGTTCTTCTTATCGGAAAGAAGGAACCCAAATGCTCATTGATGAATATGAAAATATAACAGGAGCATTAAGCGGCGGTTGTGTCGAAAAAGAAGTTATCAGACAAGCAGATAGTGTATTTTCTACCAGTTGTCCAAAAGTATTCAAATATGACGGTCGTTTTAGATTGGGGTGCGAAGGAAGTATTTATATTTTAATAGAAGTCTTTCGTCCAAGTGATGTACTTCTCCATTTAATTGATGATGCTATCCAACAAAGAAAAACTTTTTCTTTATCCTGTTCTTTCCTGACAGACGAAATAAGCAAACCAGATTTTGGAACTTCTTTTGAATTCAATACTATTACCATTTATCATCCTAATTATAAAAAAGAGACCAATAATCGGATTTTTACACAAAAAATAGAATCACTAAATCGGTTATGTATTTTTGGAGTAGAACATGACGCACAGAAACTAAGTCAAATGGCCAACTTCTTAGGATGGGAAGTCATCATAATAGGTTCTGAATACAGTAGCGTAAATGGTAGTGATTTTCCGTTTGCAAAATCAGTTTTAACAATGAAACCAGAGGATTTAGATCAGAGTTTATTTTGTAAAAATACCGCAATTGTAGTCATGAGTCATAATTTTTCCAAAGATTTACGTTTTTTACTCAACACCATTACTACAAAAGTTAAGTATATTGGTCTTCTTGGTCCGGTACATCGCAGAGAAAAATTACTAAACGCAATCCTTGATACTGATTTAATGATTGACGATTTAGTATTTGACAAAATTTATGGTCCCGCTGGCATCTCCATCGGAAGCAAAACTCCCGAAGAAATCGCATTATCTATAATGGCAGAAATTACCAGCATCTGGCGAACAAACCAAAAAGAAGTCGAATACGCTTGTTCTTCAGGTAGTAAATAG
- a CDS encoding NADP-dependent oxidoreductase, with protein sequence MKAFIINKYLKNGTLQLADMPVPELKDNDVLVDVYAAGVNLLDSKIKTGEFKLILPYKLPLILGHDVAGIITKIGKNVKNFKVGDEVYSRPSDHRIGTFAESIAINEKDVALKPKNLSMEEAASIPLVALTAWQVLVEKANIKQEEKVFIQAGSGGVGTIAIQLAKHLGATIATTASAKSFDLLEKLGADVIVDYKNSDFENRLSNYDVVLNSQDQKTLEKSLRILKSGGKLISISGPPTPDFAKEIKAPWFVKIVLSLLSSGIRKKASNKNVDYSFLFMKANGEQLGKITTLIESGIIKPVLDKVFPFEETNEALAYVESGRAKGKVVIKIK encoded by the coding sequence ATGAAAGCATTTATAATTAATAAATACCTCAAAAACGGAACTTTGCAACTTGCAGATATGCCTGTCCCTGAGTTAAAAGATAACGATGTTTTAGTTGATGTTTATGCAGCAGGAGTAAACCTGTTAGATTCTAAAATAAAGACGGGAGAATTCAAACTTATTTTGCCTTATAAACTTCCTTTAATTTTAGGACATGATGTAGCCGGAATTATTACGAAGATTGGAAAAAACGTAAAGAATTTTAAAGTTGGTGATGAAGTTTATTCCCGTCCGTCAGATCATCGTATTGGTACGTTTGCCGAATCAATAGCTATAAATGAAAAAGATGTTGCACTAAAACCAAAGAATCTTTCTATGGAAGAAGCCGCTTCAATTCCGTTAGTGGCTTTGACCGCATGGCAAGTTTTGGTAGAGAAAGCAAACATTAAACAGGAAGAAAAAGTATTTATTCAGGCTGGTTCCGGAGGAGTTGGGACAATTGCAATTCAGCTGGCAAAACATTTAGGAGCTACGATTGCGACAACGGCAAGTGCCAAAAGTTTTGATTTACTTGAAAAACTTGGAGCTGATGTTATTGTTGATTATAAGAATAGTGATTTCGAAAACCGACTAAGTAATTATGATGTTGTATTGAACAGTCAGGATCAAAAAACACTCGAAAAATCATTAAGAATATTAAAATCGGGCGGAAAACTAATTTCGATTTCAGGACCGCCAACGCCAGATTTTGCTAAAGAAATTAAGGCGCCTTGGTTTGTAAAAATAGTTCTTTCGTTGCTAAGTTCTGGTATTCGTAAAAAAGCCTCTAATAAAAATGTAGACTATTCTTTCTTATTTATGAAGGCTAATGGCGAGCAATTAGGCAAAATCACGACACTTATAGAATCAGGAATAATTAAACCGGTTTTAGATAAAGTTTTCCCTTTCGAAGAAACAAATGAAGCATTGGCTTATGTAGAAAGTGGTCGCGCCAAAGGTAAAGTTGTTATTAAAATAAAGTAA
- a CDS encoding SDR family oxidoreductase: MNIKGKTILITGGGSGIGLESAKQFLAEGANVIITGRNSAKLEAAKKLLPSLIIIKSDVENEEDAIALLDKVTSLGGIDILYNNAGVGSPALNLGIANDQILKNAVYEMNVNYFGVIRLNNLFINMLKSRKEAAIINTTSILSLVPALEEPTYAPTKTALSFYTRTLRKNLEILKSNVKVFELLPPVVATEMTANRNDKKITPEQLVKALVSGIKKDQFTIRVGDTKLLYVVSRFFPKLAFNLVNPKKIYASLK; this comes from the coding sequence ATGAATATCAAAGGAAAAACGATATTGATTACCGGAGGTGGTTCCGGAATTGGACTGGAATCTGCAAAGCAATTTTTAGCCGAAGGTGCAAATGTTATTATTACAGGTAGAAATTCAGCAAAATTAGAAGCAGCAAAAAAGTTATTACCATCATTAATTATTATAAAAAGTGATGTTGAAAATGAAGAAGATGCTATTGCGCTTTTAGATAAAGTGACTTCTTTGGGCGGAATCGATATTTTGTATAACAACGCAGGAGTTGGAAGTCCGGCGCTTAACCTTGGAATTGCAAATGATCAAATCCTGAAAAATGCAGTTTATGAAATGAATGTCAATTATTTTGGTGTTATAAGATTGAATAACCTTTTTATAAACATGCTAAAATCACGAAAAGAAGCTGCGATAATCAATACAACTTCGATTTTGAGTTTGGTTCCGGCTCTCGAAGAACCGACTTATGCACCAACCAAAACGGCCTTGAGTTTTTATACGAGAACGCTTAGAAAGAATTTAGAGATTTTGAAAAGCAACGTAAAAGTATTCGAATTGCTTCCTCCGGTTGTCGCAACAGAAATGACAGCGAACAGAAATGATAAGAAAATCACACCGGAACAATTGGTAAAAGCACTTGTTTCGGGAATTAAAAAAGACCAATTTACGATTAGAGTAGGCGATACAAAATTGCTTTATGTTGTGAGCAGATTTTTTCCAAAGTTAGCTTTCAATTTAGTGAATCCTAAAAAGATATATGCAAGTCTAAAATAA
- a CDS encoding YceI family protein, with protein sequence MKKSFLNLFALLFIIVVNTDGFAQKLITKTGSIKFQASTPNNEEVAAENKSVSAVLDQSTGDFAALVLIKGFRFKVALMEEHFNENYMESEKFSKATLKGKIDDFDISKITNTAKNFTLKGDLTIHGKTKPITVIVKISKAANGIIAVGSFEVKPEDYDIEIPNLVRKKIADKIKISYNFLLTN encoded by the coding sequence ATGAAAAAATCATTTCTAAATTTATTTGCACTACTGTTTATTATTGTTGTGAATACAGATGGATTTGCTCAAAAACTGATCACAAAAACAGGGAGTATAAAATTTCAGGCTTCAACGCCAAATAATGAAGAAGTTGCTGCCGAAAACAAAAGTGTATCTGCAGTTTTAGACCAATCAACAGGAGATTTTGCTGCATTGGTTCTTATAAAAGGTTTTCGTTTTAAGGTTGCTTTAATGGAAGAACATTTCAATGAAAATTATATGGAATCTGAGAAGTTCTCAAAAGCAACTTTAAAAGGTAAAATAGACGATTTTGATATTTCGAAAATTACAAACACGGCTAAAAATTTTACTTTAAAAGGAGATCTTACGATTCACGGAAAAACAAAACCTATTACCGTAATCGTAAAAATTTCAAAGGCTGCCAACGGAATAATTGCCGTTGGTTCATTTGAAGTAAAACCGGAAGATTATGATATCGAAATACCAAATCTTGTCAGAAAAAAAATTGCTGATAAGATAAAAATCAGTTACAACTTTCTACTAACCAATTGA
- a CDS encoding glycosyl hydrolase 53 family protein, protein MKKSLKIASFLMLIGVAFTSCKSKMISEENSFSNGADVGWLPQMEATGYKFYDADGSQKDCLQLLKDRGINTIRLRVWVNPNNDKASGHCSPEETVVMAVRAQKMGMRIMIDFHYSDSWADPGKQKKPAAWEKHSFPELLTDVYQHTYDVLKMLKKAGVTPEWVQVGNEIPGGMLWPEGSTDNFSQLAQLLDKGYEATKAVDPKIKVIVHLDEGNKSEKFRWFFDKATENKVKYDVIGLSYYPYWIKTDYQSTILDLENNLKDMASRYNKEVMVVEVGGDFEQVQNTKEMLEATIKAVKSVPNNKGLGVIYWEPQGEKSWSGYQLNAWLSDGKPSPALDAFKN, encoded by the coding sequence ATGAAAAAATCACTTAAAATTGCTTCTTTTTTAATGCTAATTGGTGTTGCTTTTACTTCCTGTAAATCAAAAATGATTAGCGAAGAAAACTCCTTTTCAAACGGAGCAGATGTTGGCTGGCTGCCGCAAATGGAAGCAACTGGTTATAAATTTTATGATGCAGACGGTTCTCAAAAGGACTGTCTGCAATTATTAAAAGACCGCGGAATAAATACGATTAGATTAAGAGTTTGGGTAAACCCGAATAATGATAAAGCAAGCGGACATTGCAGTCCTGAAGAAACAGTTGTTATGGCTGTTCGTGCTCAAAAAATGGGAATGCGCATTATGATCGATTTTCATTACAGCGATTCTTGGGCAGATCCCGGAAAACAAAAAAAACCTGCTGCATGGGAAAAACATTCTTTTCCAGAATTGTTAACCGATGTTTATCAGCATACATATGATGTTCTGAAAATGTTGAAAAAAGCCGGAGTAACTCCAGAATGGGTTCAGGTTGGAAATGAAATTCCAGGCGGAATGCTTTGGCCGGAAGGCAGCACAGATAATTTCAGTCAATTAGCACAATTGCTTGATAAAGGTTACGAAGCGACAAAAGCGGTTGATCCAAAGATCAAAGTAATTGTTCATTTGGACGAAGGAAATAAAAGCGAAAAATTCAGATGGTTTTTTGATAAAGCCACAGAAAACAAAGTGAAATATGATGTAATTGGATTGTCTTATTATCCATATTGGATCAAAACCGATTATCAAAGCACGATTTTAGATTTAGAAAATAATCTAAAAGATATGGCTTCACGATACAATAAAGAAGTTATGGTTGTTGAAGTTGGTGGTGATTTTGAACAAGTACAAAACACCAAAGAAATGCTTGAAGCTACTATAAAAGCGGTTAAAAGCGTGCCTAATAATAAAGGTTTAGGGGTTATTTATTGGGAACCACAAGGCGAAAAAAGCTGGAGCGGTTATCAACTTAATGCCTGGCTTTCTGACGGAAAACCTTCGCCGGCATTAGATGCTTTCAAAAATTAA
- a CDS encoding SDR family oxidoreductase, which produces MKTSGNTIFISGGSAGIGLAIAKKLNAAGNKVIINGRNSERLENALKQLDNAVAIQGDLSIESDRIRIAKQLKEDYPDVNIIINNAGAAFSYLLNETLNAHEKAAIEMNTNYLSVIHFTELLLPHLIQKTEGAIVNISSIAVFGSHKLVPTYGATKAALHSYTVALRYTYEEEKNLQIYEVYPPLVNTEFSAEIGGANGIPPEEVADELFIALEKSQFDVPVGDSKQFFK; this is translated from the coding sequence ATGAAAACATCAGGAAATACAATATTCATCAGTGGCGGAAGCGCAGGAATAGGATTAGCAATAGCAAAAAAGCTAAATGCAGCAGGGAATAAAGTAATCATTAACGGACGTAATAGCGAGCGTCTTGAGAATGCATTAAAACAATTGGATAATGCAGTTGCGATACAAGGCGATTTATCAATAGAATCTGATCGAATTCGTATTGCAAAACAATTAAAAGAAGATTATCCAGATGTGAATATCATCATCAATAATGCTGGCGCAGCTTTTAGTTATCTTTTAAATGAAACTCTAAATGCGCACGAAAAAGCAGCTATAGAAATGAATACAAACTATTTAAGTGTAATTCATTTTACGGAACTTTTATTGCCTCATCTTATACAAAAAACAGAAGGTGCGATAGTAAATATTTCGTCTATCGCTGTTTTTGGCAGTCATAAATTAGTGCCTACTTATGGCGCTACAAAAGCCGCATTACATAGCTATACCGTTGCGCTGCGATATACTTATGAAGAAGAAAAAAACCTTCAGATTTATGAAGTTTATCCTCCGTTGGTAAATACAGAATTCTCGGCAGAAATTGGCGGTGCAAATGGAATTCCTCCGGAAGAAGTTGCAGATGAATTATTTATTGCTCTTGAAAAAAGTCAGTTTGATGTTCCGGTAGGCGATTCTAAGCAATTTTTTAAATAA
- a CDS encoding molybdopterin cofactor-binding domain-containing protein, with product MENTVNFFLNGKPTTIENPSPDLLLIDYLRSPEVGLSGPKKPCGQGGCGGCTVILSEWSDKDDKVNHLAINSCLRPVCAIGGLSVTTVEGTGGVRKPDPKHFIQKSSSTRSNVTLDEDNSPVLEAAEKEAQSKRIAVQEAIAKSTQNSSYSAEVMLVDEISEFPSEETHSGVNPVAYQLALNNGSQCGYCSVGFVMNMSEFIVNNPKATKKEIEQAFDGNLCRCTGYRSILTGMKTFASDWDAADEKKRMPCKLDPVTKAQLPAYVEIPFPADAKQPASGVTTGRWATPTSLTELAKILKDNKDTRLVHANTSYGIYKNEYLDTTFYADIRFIPELNTKNQVTNGHLEVAASTTYSDLIKILSEGIDKAKHNAKKISKSDVTTLEALDYMARRTAGRIVRNAASIGGNTMLVLKHIPIHTGEPFPSDLFTALYAVGTKINYFLLEKNGEFKGYTKTAEELVEAIIADPKLADNIVLSSYEIPLRDSNDIVFAQKVALREVNAHSIVNVTTNFNINDDAIVKSAIIVFGGIAPYPWRAIETEKAMKNKKLTLKDVDSLVKILAKEVYEELIAQEERMKEVPNEGFTLEYSTQLAVSFFYKSIVNALVAKGISIPANLTSIAENKWGNWPVSDGVQNYHTQDYKAPVAQPYIKVTAMYQTSGQTHYTHELPVPPLTLNGAFVQSQRALMNYSFAVENKEATIEELRTHLKKKYSTFTDIITHDNIKNGGRNYQGMGNDQPLFAEQLVSYVGQSIAMILASNEQEAIKIASYVSTECLQYTKPGAPYTGEWSEPIIDLFDAIKKDSVFPDAPVSASYSSHIWKITRPGSQFDWVKNHPSTTPKTLIREEQIDARKEDVDNIPCTVVSSSQLCGGQAHFYMEPQACIATPIDEQRMKVQPSVQSPGGMHETVASALGIYYNQIEVEVPAVGGGFGGKTEQTRFVAGPTAVAAKATKRPVRLAIPRDEDTAMIGKRHAYYGEYEIAVDTGKYKEENKGIIHGFQLKMWGDGGAFYDCSFIVSNCIQLRTDNAYKIKNFQSQIDVCRTNTAPSTAMRAFGDVQGKNIVENAIDDAAVSINMRPEDLREKNLYDRGDVTPFGQALTYCYMKQVWAYAKKVSNFEAKYEEVQKFNKDNKWIKRGISMIPVKYGSGYNFLALEQSTAIVAVNPGDGTVVIHQGGVEIGQGLVTQAQQVAAYVLGIPMEMIFINNVNTNVTPNPTSTGGSTGTPYSCEAVKQTCEEMRARLMEFGYQMLKDNGDDWCKAKNIDFWNYGAGENKGWAKKIKPSGPNKPMIWQNLISLAASNRVNLIATFNAKIKGGEVQVPAMTFKTEADQPNLPGVDRVKDATLGGGVDSFVGFTYSVACSVTEVDILTGEVKIISSDIIYDMGWSMNPAIDIGQIEGAFVQGIGYLLTEKLVSETEGPNIGRLNSTNTWRYKIPAITTIPLEMNTFLFPRDEDSVKSIPEDPNQIFSAKEVGEPPLVLANSVFFAIKDAIRASRKERNLPALFRLDAPATVQEVRKACEVTQKNLVE from the coding sequence ATGGAAAATACTGTAAACTTTTTTCTAAATGGAAAACCTACAACCATAGAAAATCCGTCACCTGATTTACTTTTAATTGATTATTTAAGATCTCCTGAAGTAGGTCTTTCCGGCCCAAAAAAACCATGCGGTCAAGGTGGTTGCGGTGGTTGCACAGTTATATTATCGGAATGGAGTGATAAAGATGATAAAGTTAATCATTTGGCTATAAACTCCTGTCTTAGACCTGTATGTGCCATAGGAGGGCTTTCTGTTACTACTGTAGAAGGAACCGGTGGTGTTCGTAAACCTGATCCGAAACATTTCATACAAAAATCCAGTTCTACGCGTAGTAATGTTACTTTGGACGAAGATAACTCTCCTGTATTAGAAGCAGCAGAAAAAGAAGCCCAGTCCAAACGTATTGCTGTTCAGGAAGCTATCGCCAAGAGTACCCAAAATTCAAGTTATTCTGCAGAAGTAATGCTTGTAGACGAAATTTCTGAATTTCCATCTGAAGAAACACATTCAGGGGTAAATCCTGTCGCTTATCAATTGGCATTAAACAACGGAAGTCAGTGTGGTTACTGCAGCGTTGGATTTGTAATGAATATGTCAGAATTCATAGTTAATAACCCAAAGGCAACCAAAAAAGAAATCGAACAGGCATTTGATGGAAATTTATGTCGTTGTACAGGTTATAGATCAATCCTTACCGGAATGAAAACTTTTGCTTCTGACTGGGATGCTGCTGATGAAAAAAAGAGAATGCCTTGTAAGCTGGATCCTGTTACTAAAGCTCAGCTTCCTGCTTATGTCGAGATTCCTTTTCCTGCAGATGCTAAACAGCCTGCTTCAGGAGTTACAACTGGTCGTTGGGCAACTCCAACTTCATTAACAGAACTGGCTAAAATTCTAAAAGACAACAAAGATACCCGACTGGTTCATGCTAATACTTCTTATGGTATTTATAAAAATGAGTATTTAGATACTACTTTTTATGCTGACATTAGGTTTATTCCAGAGTTAAATACAAAAAATCAAGTAACTAATGGGCATCTTGAAGTCGCAGCAAGTACCACTTATAGCGATTTGATTAAAATACTTTCTGAAGGTATTGATAAAGCTAAACACAATGCTAAAAAAATATCCAAATCAGATGTTACTACTTTAGAAGCATTAGATTATATGGCACGAAGAACTGCTGGTCGTATTGTCCGTAATGCTGCTTCAATTGGAGGTAACACTATGTTGGTATTAAAGCATATTCCGATACATACGGGTGAACCATTTCCATCTGATCTTTTTACAGCTTTATATGCTGTAGGAACAAAAATCAATTATTTCTTACTGGAAAAAAATGGCGAGTTCAAAGGATATACAAAAACAGCCGAAGAACTTGTTGAGGCTATTATAGCTGATCCAAAACTTGCAGATAATATTGTTCTTAGTTCCTATGAAATTCCTTTAAGAGATAGCAATGACATTGTATTTGCTCAAAAAGTTGCGCTTCGTGAAGTAAACGCTCACAGTATTGTAAATGTTACTACGAATTTCAATATCAACGATGATGCTATCGTTAAATCGGCAATAATTGTATTTGGTGGTATTGCTCCTTATCCGTGGAGAGCAATAGAAACTGAAAAAGCAATGAAAAATAAAAAATTGACATTAAAAGATGTCGATAGTCTTGTAAAAATTCTGGCAAAAGAAGTCTACGAAGAGCTTATTGCTCAGGAAGAACGTATGAAAGAAGTTCCTAATGAAGGTTTCACTTTAGAATATAGTACACAATTAGCAGTTTCCTTTTTTTACAAATCAATTGTAAATGCTTTAGTAGCCAAAGGAATTTCGATTCCGGCAAATCTGACTTCAATAGCAGAAAATAAATGGGGTAACTGGCCTGTAAGTGATGGTGTTCAAAATTACCACACGCAAGATTATAAAGCTCCTGTGGCACAACCTTATATCAAGGTAACGGCGATGTACCAAACATCAGGACAAACTCATTACACGCATGAGCTTCCTGTACCGCCGCTTACTTTAAACGGGGCATTTGTACAAAGTCAGAGAGCGCTGATGAATTATTCATTTGCTGTAGAAAATAAAGAGGCAACGATAGAAGAATTACGAACACATCTAAAGAAAAAATACTCAACTTTTACCGATATCATTACCCATGACAACATTAAAAACGGAGGACGTAATTATCAGGGAATGGGTAATGACCAGCCACTTTTTGCAGAACAATTAGTAAGTTATGTAGGTCAGTCTATCGCTATGATACTTGCCTCAAACGAGCAAGAGGCAATCAAAATTGCATCCTACGTTTCTACAGAATGTCTTCAATATACAAAACCAGGAGCTCCCTATACAGGAGAATGGAGTGAACCTATTATAGATTTATTTGATGCTATCAAGAAAGATAGTGTTTTTCCGGATGCACCTGTTTCTGCTTCTTACTCTTCTCATATCTGGAAAATAACACGTCCGGGAAGTCAATTTGATTGGGTAAAAAATCATCCGTCAACCACTCCCAAAACTCTTATACGAGAAGAACAAATAGATGCCCGAAAAGAGGATGTAGACAATATTCCTTGTACAGTTGTCAGTTCTTCACAACTTTGTGGAGGTCAAGCTCATTTTTATATGGAACCACAAGCCTGCATTGCAACTCCTATAGATGAACAACGTATGAAAGTTCAACCATCAGTTCAAAGTCCCGGAGGAATGCATGAAACTGTTGCTTCGGCATTAGGAATATATTATAATCAAATTGAAGTTGAAGTTCCTGCCGTAGGAGGAGGATTTGGAGGAAAAACAGAACAAACACGTTTTGTTGCCGGACCAACTGCCGTTGCTGCAAAAGCTACTAAAAGACCTGTCAGATTAGCAATACCTCGTGACGAAGATACTGCAATGATTGGAAAACGCCATGCCTATTATGGTGAATACGAAATTGCCGTTGACACTGGAAAATATAAAGAAGAAAATAAAGGAATAATTCATGGCTTTCAATTAAAAATGTGGGGTGATGGAGGTGCATTTTATGACTGTTCTTTTATAGTATCCAATTGTATTCAATTGCGTACAGACAATGCATACAAAATTAAAAACTTTCAAAGTCAAATTGATGTATGCAGAACCAATACCGCTCCTAGTACCGCAATGCGGGCCTTTGGAGACGTTCAGGGAAAAAATATTGTTGAAAATGCCATCGATGATGCCGCTGTTTCAATCAATATGAGACCGGAAGACTTACGTGAAAAAAACCTTTACGATCGTGGTGATGTAACTCCGTTTGGGCAAGCACTTACGTATTGTTATATGAAACAAGTATGGGCTTACGCTAAAAAAGTCTCGAATTTTGAAGCCAAATATGAGGAAGTCCAAAAATTCAACAAAGATAACAAATGGATTAAAAGAGGTATTTCTATGATTCCTGTAAAATATGGCTCAGGATATAATTTCCTTGCACTAGAGCAATCAACTGCTATTGTGGCCGTCAATCCGGGTGATGGAACGGTTGTTATTCATCAGGGTGGTGTTGAAATCGGACAAGGATTGGTCACTCAGGCACAACAAGTTGCGGCTTATGTTTTGGGAATTCCAATGGAAATGATATTTATTAACAATGTAAATACAAATGTTACTCCAAATCCAACAAGTACAGGAGGTTCTACAGGAACACCTTATTCTTGTGAAGCCGTAAAACAAACCTGCGAAGAAATGCGAGCCCGACTTATGGAATTTGGTTATCAAATGCTGAAAGATAATGGTGATGATTGGTGTAAAGCTAAAAATATAGACTTTTGGAATTATGGTGCCGGAGAAAATAAAGGCTGGGCTAAAAAAATAAAACCAAGCGGACCAAACAAACCGATGATTTGGCAAAATCTAATCAGTTTAGCGGCCTCAAACAGAGTAAATCTTATTGCTACTTTTAATGCTAAAATAAAAGGCGGTGAGGTTCAGGTTCCGGCTATGACCTTCAAAACCGAAGCAGATCAACCTAATCTTCCGGGTGTAGACCGTGTTAAAGATGCAACCCTTGGCGGTGGCGTTGATTCATTTGTTGGTTTCACCTATTCAGTAGCATGTTCTGTTACTGAAGTAGATATCCTTACCGGAGAAGTAAAAATTATTAGCTCTGATATTATTTATGATATGGGATGGAGCATGAATCCTGCTATAGATATAGGACAAATAGAAGGTGCTTTTGTTCAGGGTATTGGATATCTTTTAACTGAAAAGTTAGTATCAGAAACTGAGGGCCCAAATATAGGACGATTAAATTCGACCAATACCTGGCGTTATAAAATTCCTGCTATTACAACCATTCCTTTAGAAATGAATACATTCCTTTTCCCTAGGGATGAAGATTCTGTAAAAAGTATTCCTGAGGATCCTAACCAAATATTTTCTGCCAAAGAAGTTGGTGAGCCTCCTTTAGTATTGGCAAACAGTGTCTTCTTTGCTATAAAAGATGCTATACGTGCTTCAAGAAAAGAACGTAATCTACCAGCTCTTTTTCGTTTAGATGCCCCGGCCACGGTGCAGGAAGTACGCAAAGCTTGCGAAGTAACTCAAAAAAATCTAGTAGAATAA
- a CDS encoding TetR/AcrR family transcriptional regulator: protein MLTKAEKTKQFILETAVPLYNEKGISGVNIDDVLEATKLTKGCLYGHFENKEDLTEQVIDLSLKMVSDKIRAAVYSGKTIKGKIFAFLDFYKNPIETFISGGCPIFNTAVESDDNYPFIKEKVAKVLKNGQLELTALLQEGINIGEFSNKLDPAVFAFKLVASVEGGIVMCRVMNTAKPMQGLVKSLKNELEQYVI from the coding sequence ATGCTTACAAAAGCCGAAAAGACAAAACAATTTATATTAGAAACTGCAGTGCCGCTTTATAACGAAAAAGGCATTTCGGGAGTTAATATTGATGATGTTTTGGAGGCAACCAAGCTTACAAAAGGTTGTCTTTACGGACATTTTGAAAATAAGGAAGATTTGACTGAACAAGTTATTGACTTATCGCTTAAAATGGTTTCGGACAAAATTAGAGCCGCCGTTTATAGCGGAAAAACCATAAAAGGTAAAATATTTGCTTTTTTAGATTTTTATAAAAACCCAATCGAAACTTTTATTTCAGGCGGATGCCCAATATTTAATACCGCTGTAGAATCGGATGATAATTATCCTTTCATAAAGGAAAAAGTTGCCAAAGTATTAAAAAATGGTCAATTGGAATTAACGGCGCTACTTCAGGAAGGAATTAATATTGGTGAGTTTTCTAATAAACTTGATCCTGCCGTTTTTGCTTTTAAATTGGTAGCTTCTGTAGAAGGAGGGATCGTAATGTGCAGAGTTATGAATACAGCAAAACCAATGCAAGGTCTTGTAAAGAGTCTAAAAAATGAATTAGAGCAATATGTGATTTGA